The following are encoded in a window of Microvirga ossetica genomic DNA:
- a CDS encoding sigma factor-like helix-turn-helix DNA-binding protein: MATLKQFEEALRAQGMNMALAILEKMRKEEKKTRSIAPARRVSGRKMTPELARKILELHSTTDMTQQEIAFQLGINQGRVNEVIKRGKWLTEDPQSGEAQARDKAKARMKRMQSEDTPIPRKQPVAVGSDEVPKKPKAKPANPAQLSIDDFLKVSGD, translated from the coding sequence TTGGCTACGCTGAAGCAATTCGAAGAAGCCCTGCGTGCCCAAGGCATGAACATGGCCTTGGCCATCCTGGAGAAGATGCGTAAGGAGGAGAAGAAGACGCGGTCGATCGCTCCGGCTCGGAGAGTGTCCGGACGCAAGATGACGCCGGAGCTCGCCCGCAAGATCCTCGAGCTTCATAGCACCACCGACATGACCCAGCAGGAGATCGCCTTTCAGCTTGGGATCAACCAGGGTCGCGTGAACGAGGTGATCAAGCGTGGAAAATGGTTGACCGAGGATCCGCAGTCCGGGGAAGCCCAGGCCCGCGACAAGGCGAAAGCTCGGATGAAGCGCATGCAGTCGGAAGACACGCCGATCCCGCGGAAGCAGCCTGTAGCTGTGGGTTCTGACGAAGTCCCAAAGAAGCCCAAGGCGAAGCCCGCCAATCCGGCGCAACTGTCGATCGACGATTTCCTCAAGGTATCAGGCGACTAA
- a CDS encoding alpha/beta hydrolase family protein, whose amino-acid sequence MERLRDDAPKYHLDLSRTVLVGHSAGGHLALLAAARGGLPAASPLHVPSPFMPRAVISLAGVGDLKTFARFISLHCGDGILERLAPPDRLAEVSPATLPPPKTPVVMVSGVLDRLVPPYVARDYARARHGKAGSVRLVDIPGAGHFDLVAPSAPAWADVRHLIEAALEAP is encoded by the coding sequence ATCGAACGTCTGCGTGATGATGCGCCGAAGTATCATTTGGACCTATCGCGCACGGTGCTGGTTGGCCATTCGGCCGGCGGGCATTTAGCGCTCTTGGCTGCAGCCCGGGGAGGACTGCCGGCGGCAAGCCCGTTGCACGTGCCCTCGCCGTTCATGCCCCGTGCGGTGATCAGTCTGGCCGGAGTGGGCGATCTCAAGACCTTCGCCAGGTTCATTTCGCTACACTGCGGCGACGGGATTCTCGAGCGTTTAGCGCCTCCGGATCGGCTTGCGGAGGTTTCTCCGGCGACCCTCCCACCACCAAAGACCCCGGTTGTGATGGTGAGCGGCGTGCTCGATCGGCTCGTGCCGCCTTATGTGGCGCGGGATTATGCCCGCGCTCGACACGGCAAGGCTGGCAGCGTCCGTCTCGTGGACATCCCTGGCGCAGGGCATTTCGATTTAGTTGCCCCAAGTGCACCGGCATGGGCCGACGTCCGTCACCTGATCGAAGCAGCGCTGGAGGCCCCGTGA
- a CDS encoding alpha/beta hydrolase, which produces MKRYAILALLASITASAASAADPVELSAFIALARPEPKLQVRYGARPSQGIDIFLPVGFGPHPVAILIHGGCWSTVTAGREQLRRLGADLAERGIAVWSIGYRRANEEGAAIPAPSKMSAPRSNVCVMMRRSIIWTYRARCWLAIRPAGI; this is translated from the coding sequence ATGAAACGCTACGCCATCCTTGCTCTGCTGGCATCGATCACTGCCAGCGCGGCTTCGGCTGCTGATCCGGTGGAACTGTCAGCCTTTATTGCCCTCGCACGGCCGGAACCTAAGCTGCAGGTCCGCTACGGTGCCAGGCCCTCTCAAGGGATCGACATCTTCCTGCCTGTAGGATTCGGCCCCCATCCTGTGGCGATCCTGATCCATGGCGGCTGCTGGAGCACCGTTACAGCAGGCCGGGAACAACTGCGTCGTCTCGGAGCAGATCTGGCAGAGCGCGGGATTGCGGTCTGGAGTATCGGGTACCGCCGGGCCAATGAAGAGGGGGCGGCTATCCCGGCACCTTCCAAGATGTCAGCGCCGCGATCGAACGTCTGCGTGATGATGCGCCGAAGTATCATTTGGACCTATCGCGCACGGTGCTGGTTGGCCATTCGGCCGGCGGGCATTTAG
- a CDS encoding NAD(P)-dependent oxidoreductase, translated as MKVLIVGASRGVGRCLLERALAQHHQVTAAIRNPAAVGIRHAQLHVEHCDVLDAEAGARVLAGQDVVFCTIGDNAMGPTTLYSTGARNIGQGMQAHQVRRLVILSIFGVLGETARDLRGAALLFLAKRLIRHTMADHRRALEEIQDHAPEWIAVRPLPLTNGLGNTGLPSMAFARRAVTSRGPMLLISCCDKRPTTAI; from the coding sequence ATGAAGGTTCTGATCGTCGGCGCGAGCCGAGGAGTGGGCCGCTGTCTTCTTGAGCGCGCTCTCGCACAACATCATCAGGTCACGGCAGCTATCCGGAATCCCGCTGCAGTCGGCATTCGCCATGCGCAGCTTCACGTTGAACATTGCGATGTCCTGGACGCAGAGGCAGGGGCCCGCGTACTCGCGGGACAGGATGTGGTGTTTTGCACTATTGGCGATAATGCGATGGGACCTACCACCCTCTATTCAACAGGTGCCCGCAACATCGGGCAGGGAATGCAGGCGCACCAGGTGCGGCGGCTCGTTATCCTATCGATTTTTGGGGTCTTAGGCGAGACGGCACGGGATCTTCGGGGAGCAGCGCTCCTGTTCCTTGCCAAACGCCTTATCCGTCACACTATGGCTGATCACCGGCGGGCACTGGAGGAAATTCAGGACCATGCGCCGGAGTGGATTGCCGTGCGCCCGCTGCCACTGACCAATGGTCTGGGCAATACCGGACTGCCGTCGATGGCATTCGCGCGAAGAGCAGTCACATCGCGCGGGCCGATGTTGCTGATTTCATGCTGCGACAAGCGACCGACGACAGCTATCTGA